A single genomic interval of uncultured Cohaesibacter sp. harbors:
- a CDS encoding cytochrome c biogenesis protein CcdA: MNFDVSITGAILAGFISFISPCVLPLVPPYLCYIAGVSMDEFTGNENKQRAATRIFISALAFVLGFTTIFVLLGAGASAIGQYLKLYSGFFSYVAGAIIIIMGLHFLGVFRLAFLYREARVNVQKKPAGIIGAYLIGLAFAFGWTPCIGPVLATILAVAGTEENVQRGMILLTAYSLGLGVPFLLAALFAGQFMSTMQRFRKHMGTVEKVMGALLVLTGILFITGQVQNAAFWLQEMLPALNSIG; this comes from the coding sequence ATGAATTTTGATGTATCGATCACCGGCGCGATTCTCGCTGGCTTCATCTCCTTTATTTCCCCTTGCGTTCTTCCGTTGGTGCCACCTTATCTTTGCTATATCGCTGGCGTGAGCATGGATGAGTTCACCGGTAACGAAAACAAACAACGCGCGGCGACTCGCATTTTCATTTCCGCTCTGGCCTTCGTTTTGGGTTTTACGACCATCTTTGTGCTGCTGGGAGCGGGGGCCTCGGCGATAGGACAATATCTCAAGCTCTACTCGGGTTTCTTTTCCTATGTTGCTGGCGCCATCATTATCATCATGGGTCTACATTTTCTCGGCGTGTTCCGCTTGGCCTTCCTTTACCGTGAAGCGCGCGTAAACGTTCAAAAGAAGCCGGCAGGGATCATTGGCGCCTATCTGATCGGGCTTGCCTTTGCCTTTGGTTGGACCCCCTGCATCGGCCCCGTTCTAGCAACGATTCTGGCGGTAGCTGGCACAGAAGAAAATGTTCAACGCGGCATGATACTCCTGACCGCCTACAGCCTTGGCCTTGGCGTACCATTCCTGCTCGCCGCGCTCTTTGCCGGGCAGTTCATGAGCACCATGCAGCGCTTTCGCAAACATATGGGAACCGTTGAAAAGGTCATGGGCGCCTTGTTGGTCCTGACGGGTATCCTTTTCATCACCGG